The Ipomoea triloba cultivar NCNSP0323 chromosome 13, ASM357664v1 genomic interval GACGGACACCACTTATAGTAGTCTAGTAGAAGAAGGACCGGCTCAAGGTCGAACCAATTCTGAATCAACTCGAAAAAAAGTGAATTTGGATTTTATTGATTTTGGGTCGGGCTTAATTTAAACTTAAATTGACTTATAAAGGGTCGGTTCAAAAcctatgaaaaaataatttggaGCCCAATTTGAAATTGGCACAAGTCCAAACTCAAACACGGTCCAAATTCCTAATTGGTTTAGGTACGACCTAAGCCCGAGTCTAGGCCTAGGCAAAATGTAGCAATAGCATAAAGATTAGGGTGAATGCAGTAAcatgaaaattttgtaaaataaaaatttgaagaaagaaaattgaaaaatgaattaatttgtcCATTtcactaaatttaaaataataaaattatgttattaatgAAACTGAgctcatactttttttttttaattttttttatcttaattCCCAGCCATTGATCAACTTATATGATTTATGATATTAATtcacctttatatatatatatatatatatatatatatatatatatatatattaccttaagtattgttttcatttgagcctatatataatattgattaCCTTAAGCATTGTTTTCATTTGAgcctatatataatattgattggaaagataataaaaataaataattatttaatagtatttattGATAACTTCATAGCCATGCCCTCAAGGGCAGGTCCCCCCCATCCCCCCTAGTTATAAACAATTACacgttttcttcttttttccgcAATAACTGACGACTTCAACTCCCATATTGTACCTATAAGAGACATGCATGGTACGTAATTGTATCTCATGCATTGAACTAACATGTTGACTAATGTACTACACTACTACATGTGTAACTTGCaagatatgaaaatataaatttattacatatCAAAGGACTATTTAGTCCATCTCTCGTCCAATAAAATCTATTACCTAGAAACAAATTATTGATAAAATTTTGAGTAATATAGTGCTTTTGGCTGCTTGGACAAGTGTGGTCCTATTGATTTGTTATTGTGTACTGTAGGCTGCGGTTTAGTCCTTTgtgaagataaaaataaaataaattaaaagaaaaatcttgGGCATGAAAAGTTAAGGAGAATATTTGAGGTAAAATTAAAATCAGTTCTAATTGAGAATACATATAGAtatcgatttttttttcttttgtgaatAATTTATTCATGGAAActcattaatttattatatagtaaattgttatatatgaaaataagcataaataatttacaaaatttatatatttactcttttatacttataaatatttattattgaatatgtAATTAAGTATGCTTGTACTATTTCATAATCTCTTGTGGAATTAATATGAGATCATTAAAACTagacatttattattttctctctaCACACGTATATAAAAGTACGGTTAGTATATTCAAATTTGAACCCATTACCTTCATCTCCATCAGTAccgaactaaaataaaataagggaaaatttAGCTTTGCACACTCGAAATTGTACTATAAATAGAGAGGCACCTCCAAAGAAAAACATGCAAATTAACCCTAGCACCACTTGTCATAAATTGTTTGTTTCCTTCTCTCCCCTTCTAACCGAAAATGGCTGCCATTAATCAACCATTATCTGTTCTTACATCAAACTCCCCTCAGTTGCATGAAGTTACTCGTCGTTCTGCCAATTATCATCCAAGCGTTTGGGGTGACCATTTCCTAGCTTACGCTTCTCATGAAAAGGTAaccaattcaaaaaatacttCATTCAATAACTATTAGTTTTtagggtatatatatactaagacTAGTATATATTTTCATGAGACAAAcccataatataataatttgataaataaaaatgaggtGTGTTTGTTGTATTTACAGAAAGCAGAAGCACAAGAATGGCAAGAGCATCAACAACTGAAGGAAAAGGTGAAGAACATGATTGTGAAAGCCCCATGCATTTCTTCCCAAAAATTGGAATTGATAAACAAAATCCAACGATTGGGAGTGAGCTATCAATTTGAGAAGGAGATTGAAGCAACGCTGCAACTCATATTCAAGAACTATTACGAATTCAATGTCGAAAAAGACGAGAACGAACTTTATGTTGTTTCTCTGCACTTTCGACTACTTAGACAACACGGCTATCATGTACCTTGCAGTAAGTCGTATGTGCTTATTTAATGCTCTAATATGTATGAGGATTAATTAAATAATGGTGGAATCATGAATTTTGCAGGTGTGTTTGAAAAGTTCACTGAATATGATGGAAAATTCAAGGAATCATTGACCAACAATGTGGAAGCAATCTTAAGTTTATACGAGGCGTCACATCTTAGGGTGAAAGGGGAGAAGATTTTGGATGAAGCACTCATATTTACTACTTCTCGCTNATTGTTTTCATTTGAgcctatatataatattgattaCCTTAAGCATTGTTTTCATTTGAgcctatatataatattgattggaaagataataaaaataaataattatttaatagtatttattGATAACTTCATAGCCATGCCCTCAAGGGCAGGTCCCCCCCATCCCCCCTAGTTATAAACAATTACacgttttcttcttttttccgcAATAACTGACGACTTCAACTCCCATATTGTACCTATAAGAGACATGCATGGTACGTAATTGTATCTCATGCATTGAACTAACATGTTGACTAATGTACTACACTACTACATGTGTAACTTGCaagatatgaaaatataaatttattacatatCAAAGGACTATTTAGTCCATCTCTCGTCCAATAAAATCTATTACCTAGAAACAAATTATTGATAAAATTTTGAGTAATATAGTGCTTTTGGCTGCTTGGACAAGTGTGGTCCTATTGATTTGTTATTGTGTACTGTAGGCTGCGGTTTAGTCCTTTgtgaagataaaaataaaataaattaaaagaaaaatcttgGGCATGAAAAGTTAAGGAGAATATTTGAGGTAAAATTAAAATCAGTTCTAATTGAGAATACATATAGAtatcgatttttttttcttttgtgaatAATTTATTCATGGAAActcattaatttattatatagtaaattgttatatatgaaaataagcataaataatttacaaaatttatatatttactcttttatacttataaatatttattattgaatatgtAATTAAGTATGCTTGTACTATTTCATAATCTCTTGTGGAATTAATATGAGATCATTAAAACTagacatttattattttctctctaCACACGTATATAAAAGTACGGTTAGTATATTCAAATTTGAACCCATTACCTTCATCTCCATCAGTAccgaactaaaataaaataagggaaaatttAGCTTTGCACACTCGAAATTGTACTATAAATAGAGAGGCACCTCCAAAGAAAAACATGCAAATTAACCCTAGCACCACTTGTCATAAATTGTTTGTTTCCTTCTCTCCCCTTCTAACCGAAAATGGCTGCCATTAATCAACCATTATCTGTTCTTACATCAAACTCCCCTCAGTTGCATGAAGTTACTCGTCGTTCTGCCAATTATCATCCAAGCGTTTGGGGTGACCATTTCCTAGCTTACGCTTCTCATGAAAAGGTAaccaattcaaaaaatacttCATTCAATAACTATTAGTTTTtagggtatatatatactaagacTAGTATATATTTTCATGAGACAAAcccataatataataatttgataaataaaaatgaggtGTGTTTGTTGTATTTACAGAAAGCAGAAGCACAAGAATGGCAAGAGCATCAACAACTGAAGGAAAAGGTGAAGAACATGATTGTGAAAGCCCCATGCATTTCTTCCCAAAAATTGGAATTGATAAACAAAATCCAACGATTGGGAGTGAGCTATCAATTTGAGAAGGAGATTGAAGCAACGCTGCAACTCATATTCAAGAACTATTACGAATTCAATGTCGAAAAAGACGAGAACGAACTTTATGTTGTTTCTCTGCACTTTCGACTACTTAGACAACACGGCTATCATGTACCTTGCAGTAAGTCGTATGTGCTTATTTAATGCTCTAATATGTATGAGGATTAATTAAATAATGGTGGAATCATGAATTTTGCAGGTGTGTTTGAAAAGTTCACTGAATATGATGGAAAATTCAAGGAATCATTGACCAACAATGTGGAAGCAATCTTAAGTTTATACGAGGCGTCACATCTTAGGGTGAAAGGGGAGAAGATTTTGGATGAAGCACTCATATTTACTACTTCTCGCTTAAAATCCATGTTACCAAATCTGACCGATCCTCTTAGATCTCAAGTCAATGAAGCATTAAAGAGACCAATTTACAAAAGATTAACAAGGATAGAAGCAAGAAGATACATATCAATTTATGAAGCTAATGAAACTCATGATATTGTATTGTTGAAATTTGCAAAACTGGACTTCAACATGCTACAGAAGGAACATCAGCAGGAGCTAGGCAATCTTACCAGGTACTACACTGTCAAACAGTATAaaacaaatacatacatacatatatataccttgCATCAACTAACCAATATAGTTTGTATAATCAATGTAATATAGGTGGTGGAAGACATTAGATGTTCCCAAAAATCTACCTTTCGCCAGGGATAGATTGGTGGAGTGCTACTTTTGGATGTTAGGAGTGTACTTTGAACCACAGTATTCTCTTGCCAGAATGTTTCTTCTTAAAGTTATATCAATAACTTCACTTATGGATGATATTTATGACGTGTATGGAACTCTTGACGAGCTCCACCTATTCACAGAGGCAATCCAGAGGTTCTATATAACTTCTAATATTATTCGATCATCCATAGCTTGGTTAATTGAGAATTTCATTCACCATTGTTTTTTTCTATATAATACACTTTTGCCATGCAGATGGGATGCAGTTCTTGTAAATGAATTACCCGAATATATGAGAGTTTGTTACGTTGCTCTTCTCGATGTTTATGCTGAAATGGAGAAAGAGTTAGCTGTCAAAGGTGAATCATACCGTATCAATTATGCCAAAAATGAGGTAGATAAGAGAGGAGTTCAACATAATCAATATAAACTATGTCAAAGCTTATgttaaattttacaaaatatttaaggttatatatgataataataacttttGGAACTTTCATTGTTCCTATGTATTTAGATGAAAAAGTTAGTGGGAGCATATTATGAAGAAGCAAAGTGGTTTCATAATCGTTGCACTCCAAAGTTTGAGGAGTACATGAAGGTTTCTCTTGTAACGGGCGCTTATATGATGCTATCAACAACTTCTATAGTAGGCATGCAAGGAGATATTGTAACTAAAGAGGCCCTTGATTGGGTGAGTAAGGAGCCATTAATTGTTCAAGCGGCATGTATTATTTGTAGATTAATGGATGATATGGCTGGACATGAGGtatatttaaagtttatttaatttgtatactataGCATTCATTCTCTATATaaatctactatatatatatatatacacacttctctaaaaatgcaataatcatatatatttgcatacttGATTGCATAGTTTGAGCAACAAAGAGGACACGTAGATTCAGCTGTAGAATGCTACATGAAACAATATGGGAAGTCAAAGGAAGAGACCTTTAACGAGTTTCAAGAACGAGTTAGCAATGCATGGAAAGACATTAATCAAGAATGTCTTAACCCAACTGCTTTTCCCATGCCTATACTCATCCGAGTTGTCAACCTCGCAAGAGTTATGGATCTATTGTATAAAGATGGAGATACATATACACATTCCTCAACCGAAACTAAAGACATCATTACCTCTGTGTTAATTGATCCGATCATATGATCGGATCCTAAGATAAACCTACTATATCTTCAACATATGTAATGTTGTTGCTCTATTTTCCCTATAACTATCCTCCATGTTTGATTTGTTAGAATTTCAAAATAAGACATGTATCCTATTGACAAGGGTGTTTGTATGTGGTTAATTATTATGgtgtttgaatttttattttattacacaATATATTCATCTATGAATTATGagattaatttacttttttaattttttttccttttaacatTGTTTTCACTTGAGCCTATATATCCCATCTAATAGAGCATAAAAAAGATTATCTTTATCACAtcattacatttaatttagtaaCACCATCACACAACCGGATCAACCAATAGAGAGGTAATGACGACTTTGAGCTCGGTTGTGGAATGCGTATATATATCCCCATTTTTATAAAGCAAATCAATAACTCTTGCTAAGTTGGCAATTTGGATAAGTATACGCATAGGGACAACGGTAGGTTTCAGACATTCCTGATTAATATCCTTCCACGCGTTGGTGATTTGTTCTTGAAGTTCTTTGACGGTCTCCTCTTCTGACTTCCCATATTGTTTTATATAGCATTCCACACTTGAATCTACATCCCCTCTTTGTTGCTCATCCTATACAAATAGTAAAAATCCATTGTTCGTAAATTTCATATTTCGTATATAATTGGAAATTTATCTAAATTGATATGTACTCAattttgaaccaaaaaaaagtgattcaAAATCTAATTTTTAGGTACAACTTCAAGATTCCGAACAACTTTTGCGTACATGTCCAAACTCAGACTCACCCACTTCTAACTCACTCTCAACcactcaataattataaaaacaatTCATATACTCCATGTTAGAATCGATCAATTAATTTATCGTgggtatgtgtatgtatatgtataaaatatttttgttaccTTGTGTCCAGCAATGTCATCCATTAATCTGGCAATGATTGATGAAGCTCGAACCATTAATGGCTCGTTAGTCACCCAATCAAAAACCTCTTTGGTCACAAAATCTTCCGGCATGCCTAGTAAAGAAGAAGTAGCTACCATCATATAACCAGACGATTCAATTGCATTTTTCATGTAGTCCTCAAAATTTGGTGTACTACCATCATGAAACCACTTAGCCTCCTCATAATATGCTCCCACTAATTTTTTCATCTAAAACCACaatgaaaatcaaaatttgaagaTTTATTATTATCCTCAAAAACttcataaattatatcaaataaagGTAAGCGGACTGTTGTGTCAATTTCAGATAAGTCTCCTTTTTAATAGAAACaatgacttttaaaaaatttaaaactagaAGTTTACAACTAatcaaaaaatgaaattcataTGCATTATTTGACTTGACAAATAAGTATAACTAAATATACACACCTCAGTTATAGCATAGTTGACTTGATATGCTCCACCTTTTGGACTTAACTCTTTCTCCATTTGAACATAAATATCAAGAAGGGCAATGTAGCAAACCCTCATATATTCTGGTAATTCATTTATAGCACTGGCATCCCATCTGAAATGGATATCATTGTTTAACCTTTTAGCTAAAATACAtgtggaatatatattttaacttgGTATGAAAGAAActaggtaaaaataaataaataaataaataaaatctcaaAGAATAGAACCTTTGGATTGCATTGTTGAAAAGCAAGAGCTCTTCGAGGGTTCCATGCACATCAAAAATATCATCAATAACCGTAGCAATTGCAAGAACTTCAGTAAGAAATTTTCTTGAAAGGTAATATTGTTGTTCAAAGTACACTCCCAATGCCCACAAGTAGCATTCCACTAATCTATCTCTCACAAAAGGTAATTTCGTTGCGAAGTCTAGTTCATTCCACCACCTATActtaatattgaatatacatattatttattggttaattaattagtttgtaCAAGTAAATACATACTATATTACTATGTATGCCAAAAACACAAATTGACTAAATTTTGATGCTAAAAACTTTACTTTAATTACCTTGTGAGACAACCTATCTCCCATTGATGTTCCTTCTGCAACATGTTGAAGTCCAACTTTGCAAATTTCAACAGTACAACATCGTGTGATTCATCAAATTCATAAACTGATATGTATCTTTTTGCTTCTAACCTCGTTAATCTTTTGCAAATTGGCCGCTTTAGTGCTTCACTGACTTGAGATTTGAGATGATCGGTCAAGTTTGGTTGTATGGATTGTAGATACGAAGTGGAAAATGTTAATGCTTCATCCAAAATCTTCTCCCCGTGTACTCTGAGATGTGATGCCTCGTACAAATTTATGATTGCTTGCACATTATCGGTTAATGATTTTTTGAACTTTCCATCAAATTCAGTGAACTTTTCAAAAACCCCTGCAAAATAATTCATGATTATCCCACTTTTTgtgtataatataattaacattCATATGGAGTATTTAAActttgtttagtaatttttagtTAAACACTTACTGCAAGGTACACAATAACCATGTTGTCTAAGTAACCGAAAGCGCAAAGAAACAATATAAAGATCATTCTCATCTTCTTGGATATTCGATTCATAGTAGCTCCTGAATATGAGTTGCAATGTTGCTTCAATCTCCTTTTCAAATTGATAGCTCACTCCCAAGCGTTGGATCTTGTTGATCAAGTCTAATTGTTGAAAAGAAATGTGGGGGGCTTCAACAAGCATGTTCCTCACCTTTTCCTTTAGTTGTTGATGCTCTTGCCATTCTTGTGCATCCGCTTCCTGCATATACAACATTTGGCTCATTTTCCTTTTACCAAAGTACTATTATATTGTGAAAAGTATGTTACCTATACAAATATTACTTGAACTCTTAAGAGTATATAAgttatatatggataattataCGTGTCTGGGCCTTATCCTCTCGTAGTCTCATTTGTGATGGTAAACcagtccaaattaaaaataaaagccgtgtttggtaaataatcagcctatcagtcaatttttggcttatttgactactattagttggtaaataataagttttttgtaactccaaaatactaaaattcaaaaggttactcaaagtagcctttttaattagctttttgagagaagaaattataccaaacagctatcaactaacagctaatttatcaaacaactttctacaattagctaatgttattaacaaatcattcattctaatccaaacagtcaacccaattagctaacaaccatttaccaaacagagccaaaaTGATATACCCAGCCTAAAAATAAGTATATATGGGATACTATACCTTGGGTTGAGAAGAATAAGGTAAAAAATAGTCACCCCAAATGCTTGG includes:
- the LOC116003176 gene encoding (-)-germacrene D synthase-like isoform X1, translated to MDVNSNLPLSVLMLNQTQQHEVSRRSAGFHPSIWGDYFLPYSSQPKEADAQEWQEHQQLKEKVRNMLVEAPHISFQQLDLINKIQRLGVSYQFEKEIEATLQLIFRSYYESNIQEDENDLYIVSLRFRLLRQHGYCVPCRVFEKFTEFDGKFKKSLTDNVQAIINLYEASHLRVHGEKILDEALTFSTSYLQSIQPNLTDHLKSQVSEALKRPICKRLTRLEAKRYISVYEFDESHDVVLLKFAKLDFNMLQKEHQWEIGCLTRWWNELDFATKLPFVRDRLVECYLWALGVYFEQQYYLSRKFLTEVLAIATVIDDIFDVHGTLEELLLFNNAIQRWDASAINELPEYMRVCYIALLDIYVQMEKELSPKGGAYQVNYAITEMKKLVGAYYEEAKWFHDGSTPNFEDYMKNAIESSGYMMVATSSLLGMPEDFVTKEVFDWVTNEPLMVRASSIIARLMDDIAGHKDEQQRGDVDSSVECYIKQYGKSEEETVKELQEQITNAWKDINQECLKPTVVPMRILIQIANLARVIDLLYKNGDIYTHSTTELKVVITSLLVDPVV
- the LOC116001491 gene encoding (-)-germacrene D synthase-like, whose amino-acid sequence is MAAINQPLSVLTSNSPQLHEVTRRSANYHPSVWGDHFLAYASHEKKAEAQEWQEHQQLKEKVKNMIVKAPCISSQKLELINKIQRLGVSYQFEKEIEATLQLIFKNYYEFNVEKDENELYVVSLHFRLLRQHGYHVPCSVFEKFTEYDGKFKESLTNNVEAILSLYEASHLRVKGEKILDEALIFTTSRXLLRFSPL
- the LOC116003176 gene encoding (-)-germacrene D synthase-like isoform X2, producing MDVNSNLPLSVLMLNQTQQHEVSRRSAGFHPSIWGDYFLPYSSQPKEADAQEWQEHQQLKEKVRNMLVEAPHISFQQLDLINKIQRLGVSYQFEKEIEATLQLIFRSYYESNIQEDENDLYIVSLRFRLLRQHGYCVPCRVFEKFTEFDGKFKKSLTDNVQAIINLYEASHLRVHGEKILDEALTFSTSYLQSIQPNLTDHLKSQVSEALKRPICKRLTRLEAKRYISVYEFDESHDVVLLKFAKLDFNMLQKEHQWEIGCLTRWWNELDFATKLPFVRDRLVECYLWALGVYFEQQYYLSRKFLTEVLAIATVIDDIFDVHGTLEELLLFNNAIQRWDASAINELPEYMRVCYIALLDIYVQMEKELSPKGGAYQVNYAITEMKKLVGAYYEEAKWFHDGMPEDFVTKEVFDWVTNEPLMVRASSIIARLMDDIAGHKDEQQRGDVDSSVECYIKQYGKSEEETVKELQEQITNAWKDINQECLKPTVVPMRILIQIANLARVIDLLYKNGDIYTHSTTELKVVITSLLVDPVV
- the LOC116003177 gene encoding (-)-germacrene D synthase-like; amino-acid sequence: MAAINQPLSVLTSNSPQLHEVTRRSANYHPSVWGDHFLAYASHEKKAEAQEWQEHQQLKEKVKNMIVKAPCISSQKLELINKIQRLGVSYQFEKEIEATLQLIFKNYYEFNVEKDENELYVVSLHFRLLRQHGYHVPCSVFEKFTEYDGKFKESLTNNVEAILSLYEASHLRVKGEKILDEALIFTTSRLKSMLPNLTDPLRSQVNEALKRPIYKRLTRIEARRYISIYEANETHDIVLLKFAKLDFNMLQKEHQQELGNLTRWWKTLDVPKNLPFARDRLVECYFWMLGVYFEPQYSLARMFLLKVISITSLMDDIYDVYGTLDELHLFTEAIQRWDAVLVNELPEYMRVCYVALLDVYAEMEKELAVKGESYRINYAKNEMKKLVGAYYEEAKWFHNRCTPKFEEYMKVSLVTGAYMMLSTTSIVGMQGDIVTKEALDWVSKEPLIVQAACIICRLMDDMAGHEFEQQRGHVDSAVECYMKQYGKSKEETFNEFQERVSNAWKDINQECLNPTAFPMPILIRVVNLARVMDLLYKDGDTYTHSSTETKDIITSVLIDPII